A window of Mesotoga sp. Brook.08.105.5.1 genomic DNA:
CATGTCAAGACTGAACGTATCATTGCCTGCAGGGACCGGTGTGTGAGTTGTGAAGACACTGCTCGTCTTGACAATCATAGAAGCCGTCGAGAAATCCATTGAGTCTTTCTGGACGAGCTCTCTTATTCTTTCGACCGACAAAAAGGCGGCGTGACCCTCATTCATATGCCAGACTTTTGGAGAGTATCCGAGCATTCTCAGGGCTCTAACTCCACCGATGCCTAACAGTATTTCCTGCTTTATTCTCATCTCGCGATCTCCACCATACAGAGTAGCCGTGATCTTTCTATCATCGGGCTCGTTCTGAGGGATATCGGTGTCGAGAAGATAAAGCGACGTTCTGCCTATGGCTGCCTTCCATATCTTAGCCCATACTTTTCTTTCGGGAAAATCAACATTCACGAATACTTCATCACCGGAAGCGTCCAGCGCAGGAATTACCGGGAAGTCTTCAAACTCATAGGAATGATACATATTCTGCTGCCATCCAGATTCATCTATCATCTGCTCGAAGTATCCATTCCTGTACAGAAGGCCGACTGCGACGAAGTTAAGTCCTAGATCGCTTGCTGTCTTAAGATGATCACCGGCTAGGATTCCAAGGCCGCCCGAATAGATTGGAAAGGATTCATGAAAGCCATACTCCGCACAGAAGTACGCTATACACTGATTCTTTCGCTCACCATGGGCCCTTTCAAGCCAGGTGTCCTTTCCAGCAATATACTCATCGAATTGCCTTACTACGCTTTCGTACATTTCCGCGAAGTCTTTGTCTTCAGAGAGTTCATAAAGCCTGTTCTGGCTGACCCTACGAAGCAAACGCACCGGACTTCTCTTCTCCTGATACCACATCTCAGGATCCATGTATCTGAACATTTGCTGAGCAGGGTAATTCCAGCTCCACCAAAGGTTTCTCGCAATCTCTTCGAGTCTATTCAGTTTTTCCGGCAGTCTCGGTACCGCCATAACCTTTTCAAGGAAGTACATCAATATACCCTCCTAAATTCTGGTGTTATGTCCAATTATACCTTGTTAGGAACGATCTTGCTCTTTTATTGTGCTCTTGCTCATTGTTACTGGTCGGTATGCCAAACAAAAAAGGGAGCACTGCTCCCTTTTTATATCTGTTGGACTATTCTGCATTATGGCCTTTTACGGATACCTCTTTTCTTGTCGAGTCTTCTCTTAAAGGCAGATATCTTCTCGCCGCTATCTCTCATGAACTTGGCCAATTTCTTTTCGAAGTCCTGACTTGTCGTTCCTTCTTCTGAACCCTTGGCCTTGAGATCTTTGATTGACAGTTCCCACTTTCCGTCCTTCGTCGTCCCAAGAACCTTTGCTTCCACTTTCTGACCGACTTTGAGATAGTCTTCAATGTTCTTCACGTACTCTCTTGCCACTTTGGAAATATGAATGAACCCTTCCTCACCGCTTTCAAGATTTACGTACGCTCCGAATTTCTTGACAGAAGTTACACTTCCCTCAACAACGGTACCCACTTTCACACTCACATGACTAACCTCCAATTGACTATATACTTGAGAGAGCGCAGAGCGCAGACTCAGTAATTGTCTCCGTATTTGTTTCTGAACTTCTGTACTCTTCCTTCAGTGTCGAGAATCATTGAAGATGCATCTCCACGGAAGAAGGGGTGGCAGCTGGAACAAAGGTCAATCTTTATGTTGTCCTTTGTCGAGAAGAATTTGTGTTCTGCGCCACAGGTACACTTTACGGTAATCAGCTTCATCTCAGGGTGCATTTCTTTTTTCATCGGGGCTTCACCTCTTCATGTTGTAATTTGCACAAAACTCATTATATCATAGAGAGGAAAGCGTGTCAAAGACTTACTTATGGCTGAAAGCTGTCGTAGAATGGAGAATAGTGATGATTACAGATGTTTTGAGTAGACTCAAACAGTCGGCCTCTTCTCAGGGCTTCTATACTTATTATAGCAAAAGAAAGGAACACATCGAAAGACTGTCTAGTCACCTTAAGAAGAACCCTGTGAGTAGTGCAGCAATTGCAAAGGTAAGAAAACGGATTCCCGATCTGAGCTCTCTCTCTTATGAAGAGATGGAGTTTTCAATAGACATCCTTAGAGAACGAGACAAATCACCTGAAGAAAGGGTCGATTATGTTTCGT
This region includes:
- the rpmE gene encoding 50S ribosomal protein L31, whose amino-acid sequence is MKKEMHPEMKLITVKCTCGAEHKFFSTKDNIKIDLCSSCHPFFRGDASSMILDTEGRVQKFRNKYGDNY
- a CDS encoding S1 RNA-binding domain-containing protein, producing the protein MSVKVGTVVEGSVTSVKKFGAYVNLESGEEGFIHISKVAREYVKNIEDYLKVGQKVEAKVLGTTKDGKWELSIKDLKAKGSEEGTTSQDFEKKLAKFMRDSGEKISAFKRRLDKKRGIRKRP